tggcactcTGATTAAACTGCATTTCACAGCCCGCAGGAGCCCTTGGACCAGCTTGGTTTTAACTCTAGATTTCACCCTCgtcccacccagctccctccttCACCAACATGCAAGTTGTCTCCCTTCCccgccagccagccaggcaggtGGAGCGGCAGGTGCGGCCTTTGTTGTCAGTAGTTCTGATGTGAAAAGGGGCAGCACAGTCACTTCAACTGATCCAACCTCTGTGCATCTTGCAAAGGTAAACAGCTACAGGAAGTCCAACACGCAGGCAATGCTTGTGGAACGTACAGTGCATACGGGCGGCGTGTGCCTCATTACGATTCGCCTGCTTGCTTCTCCGGTTCAATCGTTTCTTTTGAAGGCAGTGGATTTTTCTCTTGCGTTTCTGTCCTCTTCAGTTTCGGCTTACCGACTTTCTCAATCTCAGCCATATCGGGTTTGTCAGACACGGTCGCAGAGGAAGCCGAGCGAGGTGCGCGGACAAGAGAAGTCGATCTGCTCACGGCCGGCCGCCGAggctgctctttttaaaaatcttcggTTTTTTGAgatttaggttcacagcaaaattgggCAGAAGGCCTAGCGAAGTCCTATGtactccctgcccccacacatgcacagcctcccgaCCAAGGTGGGGCATTTGTTACAAGCGATGACTCTACGtggacacatcataatcacccagacccttccctctgaaatccttCCATCTGTGTCCCCTAAGAACCAGGCTGCTTCCTCTCCgccccctgggcctcccctccgGGAGGGACCACGCCCTCACCCTCTCAATAGACATCCCTGGtgcctggccccaggcctggtcCTCCACTCCTCCCTGTGCTGCCCGGCGTGGGAGGCCAGATGCTCACTTCTCAGACCCCCCTGTAGCCAGATCCTGGCcgtaattttgtttattttaaaggagagacacagaagcaccccctgcagccctggtGGCCCAGTCTTGGGGGATGTGTGTGGCTGTGGGAGTCCACGTCCTGGTCTGGACCCCAGCTTTGTGGGGGAGGCGGTGGGCAGAGCAGCAGCGTCCTCTGATCCAGCCGCGGTGGTCCAATAACGAAACTAGCATCCAGGtggccccagcctcctcccgccGGTCCAGGGTTGGACGGAATCCCTTTCCACTTCCGATTCCGGAGTGCTTTCTGTTTTCCGTGCTGGTCCTGGACTGAGAGGGACACCGTGACTGCACTGGAGGTCAGGCGTGCCCCCTGCATGCGCCGGGTGGGTTTGctctggaggcagaggcagctggcaCTGTCACTAGGGCACTGGCTCACATGTAGGCTCTGGGGATGGAGGATCCCATTGGTGGCATTGTAGCAGGGCAGAAAAAAGACAggaacttgttaaaaaaaaaacagaaaggaagtATGGCATGGCATTAAGATGTGTAAACTGGGGGGAGGAGCGAAACGGGACCAAAAGGAGGCCTCCGGTGAAGTGTCCAAGGACAGGGACCGCATGGCATGCATGTCCCACTccctctgtctgtgtctgtggcaGACATAAGCAGCCGATCATGGCACGCGGTCCTTCTAGCAGCTGAGCTCAGAAAGCTTCTCCATAGCCCAGACAGGTACAGACTGTAGGTCTCTGAGCACTTCCTCCTGTACGCAGGCCAGACATTGCTAATCCATCACGGCACTCGTGCCACTACTTTTCTCTAGCGCATccatggcagacatcactaatcgaTTAGGTCACTCCTCGCGGCTAGGCATCCATTCTTCAAAATCCTTTAACACACAGGGCTCCGGACAGCCACAACCAACTGAGTGTGGCCGACAAATGAGATGAAACGCTACCATCCCTGTGAAAAGTTCTTAGATTAGGGAAGGAGGCGCAGCCACTGGGAGGTCAGAGATGAGTGTCAGGAGGACGGATGTGAGCTGGtgtggatggggagagagaagtcggggaggaagaggaggaggacatTCCCGGCAGGGACAGATGCAGCTGAGACCAGAGCGTCACGAGGGTGACGAGGAAGCTGGGAACCCAGGAAGGTGCCCGCCCATGCAGGCTGGACTCCAGCGTGTAGGCCGCGGAGGCAGGGCAGTGTTTGAGTGCAGTGCCCACTGGATACAAGGGGAGATTCAATGGGCTGGGTGAGCAGAGTGGACTGCGGGGAAGAGAGCTGAGTGGGAGGCAAGGATGTCCGCTGGGAGGCTGGACTgaatcaatctctctccctctctctctctctctctctctctctctctctctctcaatacgcgcgcacgcacacagacacacacacacacacacacatctggcaTGTGACCCTGAGTCTCCCCACGTGGAGGGCTggtgtccatctgtccatctggcAGGACCACTGATTTTCTGGGCTTCACACAGCGGCCTGGGAAAGATGACAGAATATGTGGTTACCTCTAACCTTCCTAAAGAAGCTGAGTATGTGACAATGGGAACAGACAGGACATGCGGGGGCACGTCTGGGCCATGGCTGGGCCCTGCCCCTTTGGGGGGAATCATGCCCCTCTCCCAACCTCACTGCCCCCCAACAAAGATGCTCCCTGCTGTACCCCAGGTCTCTCACCCTCACTGGCCACGGCTGGATGGGGGTGCCATCTCTGCCTATGCAGCACAGGGAGGATATGCAGGCCTGAGCTTCCTTGGCCAGCAGGTCCCAGCGGGCATTGGGGCCCAGGTTGCCTGTCGGGTCTGCCGGATCCAGGATGATGGGCCTGCAATTCCCACCCAAGGTCAGTCCTCTTCCAGGCAACATCTGGGTATCGACCTGCGGGATTGCTTGAACTATTCTCCCCCTCACCCAACACtttgcagggggcaggggcagggctcagAGACTCCTCTGGGCTCCAGGCACACACTTGAGGGCAGATTGGAGAAGACGCTACACACGAGCCCCTTCTGCCTGCTATATCCAGGACGGACATTACTAATCAATCTCAGAGCTCAGGCCATGCTTGCCCCACCTGCATGGAAAGCAGGCATTGTTACTCAACCACAGCACTGGTTCCATCATGCTCCCCCATCCATGGCCACTAACTGATGAGATCACCCTTTTCAGTGGAGCCCATTCACAACCTCAGGGTCCTTATCAACACATCACTCTACGTAGCCATTACCCACTGACTGGAAATACATCACCAAGTTGTGAAAGCGTCTTTGTTATCTCTGTAGCATTGCAGAGGCGGGCAAAATCCCACAGAATGGGGCAGCTTATGTTACCTGGGGGTTCGCAGGCAGGGTGGCCAGATTTAGCAAACACATATAGaagatgcccagttaaatttgagctccagataaacaatgaatacaggtgtgtgttttttgtttgtttgtgtgataaaaattttaaatatgtttttattgatctcagagaggaagggagagggagagagagagaaatcaaaacatcaaggatgagagagaatcatcgatcggctgcctactgcaccccccacactggggatcgagcccgcaacccgggcatgtgccctaactgggaatcgaaccgtgacctcttggcttataggtcaacgctcaaccactgagccgctcTGCGAGGCAAGGGTGTTGGTTTTCTTAAGCATAAGTATATCCCAATGACTACCTGGGCTATTCTTACACTAAAAAGTTCTTCATTGTTTATCCAAAATTCCAATTTAACGTGGGGTCTGGCATTTCACCCGCAGCCCCGAGTCTCCCCACGGGGAGGGCTGGAAAGGAGCTCAGTCCTAGAAAGCGGCTTCCCGCCTCTGCTCTGCGCCCTCAGGAGGCGGGGAGAAAGGTGGCCTTGGGTCCGGGACTCCGGGACGTGGGGGTGGGTCCGAACCTGGGCTTGCGAAGCTGCTGCTCCAGGAAATCTCTGACGGTCAGGTCCTCACGGCTGTAGTTGACGGTCCAGTAGACGCAGAGCTGGCGGTACTGGGTGACCAGCTCCAGGACAGTGCGAAAGCCCTCGGCCATGCTGAACTGGGGGTCCTGCCCCCCCTGCTCCCAGGCATACACCGTCAGGAGTTCCAGCCCGTGCTGGGGGGGCAGAGAGCCCTTCCCCTTGGGCATCTTCTTGCACTAAGAAATGAGGAGGAAGACGATGCATCAGTCCATACAGCAGTGAAGAGGAGCCGGCAAACCCTCCCCAAACATTCACAGAGCCCCTGCTATGCCAGATGCCTTGCCTTGCACTGTTCCATCAACTCCTGGGATAGAGGAATGCCAGACCCATTgtacaggtaagaaaactgaggccccgcCGCTAGGAAAAACCTCCACCGACCCAGGGTtccggccagggctgggcctgcctcctcccaggaaAGCGCtccagaggcagagcccagggccaccgggagggggcggggcagggaggggggggggcgtccctgtGCCGAACCTGGCGGTACCAGTGTTTCACCAGTCGGATCAGACTCTTGAGCTTGGTGGGGCGAGCGACGACGAAGTCCCGCTGCAGCTCTGTGAAGCAGGAGGAGTACTCGCCCGGGGTGTTGTAGCTGCGGATGAGGTCCACGTAGACTTGAGGCGGGGGCCTGGAgcccggggccagctggcctggggACGGGGAGAAGGTGACCCTCACCTCACTGAGGGGGAACACAGATGCGGCGTGACCCAGAGCGGAACCCCTGGTGAGGATCTGACTCCCTTTTCTGCCCCTCACACCCCACCTGCTTACCCACCGTGAAGGGGGCCTCTGCTCAGGGCTAAACTCTCCTCACCGACTCTCTGACTCTAACAAGGGAGAGGCCCCTGCAGGTGACAGAAGTGTAGGCCAGAGCTGGTGTCAGCCTGGTCCCAGCCACTGAAGGCGTCCCTGGTATCCCAGCTCTCGCCCTCTGAACGGAGGAACTGGGCAGATTCAGAGACATCTCGGGACCAATCTTTCCCTTGCTACTTGTTTTGCAAAATGCAGGCACCGGATGCATTgagatggtggggggggggggggggcgcggggggcggggcggttgGGTGGGATTTTCTCACTCTGCAAACTCTGCTATCCAGACTCAGAACCGAATAGATACAATGAGATTTGCATCTGTTTTGTTCGGggattccccgcccccccccctcccgtgccTGGAAGTGTGCTGGGCACGCAGTAGGTGCACGTATGGATTGGACCGATTGAACGGGTCTGTGGCAGGCGGGGGAGGTGGCACACACATATTCGAAGCTGGGGATGTACTGAGACGCTTTGATGAAGACACTGGGGTTCAAGGTAGAGGAGCCCCCCGTCAAGGTCACCCGGATGTTGATGGAACTGATGGGACCAGAAGCCAGCTCAGGGTCCTTTTCTGCAGACCCTTTGCAGGGAAGCGGTGATAAACATGTACACCAACAGTGCCTACGACTGAGCAGGCGCCCAACCTCTGCCACCGTCCCTGGCGGCGCCGCCTCCGCCTTTCCCTCCTCGGGACGGTGCCCGGCACCTCACCGAGGGCATCAAAGGCCGGCAGCACGTCGAAGTCCACGCTCTGGTCCAGCATCGTCTGGGACGTCAGCGAGAAGCTCAGCACGCGGGGATTCTCCCACTTGGGGAGGTCGAACTTCACCTCGAACTGCCGCGCCCGCTTACACACCTCCAGCTGGGCTCGGATCTCTGAGATGACCTCGGCCCGCATGCTCCCTTGCTCGGTGAACTGGCCGAAGCAGCTGAGGAACACCACCAGGTCGGCATCGGAGCGGCCTCGCAGCGCCGTTCCCTTCGCGGAAGAGCCGCCCTGGGGAGGACATGGCAGGTGGCTGGAGCCCTCAAGTCCTGCTTGATGGCCTCCTGCCCGAGCCGATGGGCTCTGGACTCTGAGTTAggaacttgctgtgtgaccttgggcaagtcacctaacGTCTCTGTCTCAGATCTTTAATGGGGGGTTAATACAGGGCACAGCTGTGAGGAAGAGAGATGTGCAAGACGTCAGGTGCCGTCCTCCAACTAAGGCAGACTCTCCGCTGCGTCATGTTTGGGGCTGGGAGGGATTTgagttttccttctttctttttcaggcCTGTGGCTGGTGATCTTTTAAAAACGACTCAGGCCTGGTTCCTATGTCCCCGAGGATGTGATGTCATTGTCCGGGAGGGGTCTTAGGCATCAGTATCTATTTTAAAAGCCTCCCTGGGATTCTAAGTGAAGCCACAGTTGAGAACCAGTGAGTCGGGCTGCTGTCCGCAGGTGCTatggaggaggaagcagggagcagggagggggaggtatctgcctggggtcacacagcaagcccccaggcccaggccatgTCACTGGCTGACGCTATGCTGACGCTCTTTCCAGAGTTGACCTGTGTCTCCCGGTGACTCCAATTGTGAACCGAGGTCATATCTGATACAGCAGATCCCGTGACTTTTTGTCAAACCCCCAGCACCCTTCCTCCTGCTGGGACCAGCACTGGGCTTTCTTCGGGGGAATCACTGTTCTTCCACGCTCCACCCAGGAGGGCTGACCCTACCATGTGACCCAGGCTTGGCCAGCCAGCACACGGTGCCTCCCCCGCCCTAGTGACTGGTTAAGGGACACATGGCAAGGCCGATGAAACTCAATTCCCAGACTTCTTTGACTTTTGAGAAGAGAATTCCCCTTTTTAGAAGAGATGCCAAGGACCATCCCATGGACAGGCCCCATCCAAGCAGAAGCAGGCAGAGCCCAAAGCTAGGAAGAAAAGCCGAGCCCTGACGATCCGGCATGGGCTCCTGGATCCAGCTGTGCCTGAAGGCAGCCTATTCCAGGCCGCCCATTCCCATCAGCCAACGCATTCCTTTGTTGCTTCTCTGGAGTTGGCTGCCATGAGCAACCCAAAGGAACCTCTGGGGCTGATATGGGCCCTCCCTGGGCCATCTACCCGTGACCTTGTTCCACTTTCTCTTCCATGTCTGGCCTTGTGCTGGCTGCTGCAGAGCCCACGGAAGTGGGTCAGGCCTGGTCTGGGCTGATATGAGATCACtggcctgcagccctgggcccACAGCTCCCTGGAGCTCACCTTGACCACCTTGAGCACTTTGATGGGCGAGTTCTGGAAGCAGTTTTCTCTCAGGAAGGAGCAGATGGTGTCAACCGCCTTGTTCACCTGAGCCAGAAACTGGCGGTTGGGCTGGAGGAAGTCACTGATGAACTTGTCGAGGTCCCTGGCTGGGGTCTGGTACAGGAGCGTGGGCTGCAGAGAGAACACAGGTAGGACCAGGTGGAGAAGGACTGCCTGCGaatgcccaggccccgcccctgactCCCACGATCTCCTATGGCTCCTTTTCTTCTCAACTGGCTGTCAGATGGCAGCATCAGAGGGACCAGAGTTCAAGTTCAGGTTCTACCACCACCAcacagcctcagtttctccatcttttataaaaatatttttttattgatttcagagaggaagggaaagagagaaagagagaaacatcaaggatgagagagactcattgatcagctgcctcctgcatgccccacactggggatcaagcccacaacccgggcatgtgccctgaccgggaatcgaaccgtgacctcctggttcataggtcgacgctcaaccactgagccacactggccaggcttcccCATCTTTAAATGGGGACAAGAACGAGGCCCACGCCTGATGGAGTGCCTTCATTGTGAAGCACTGGTTATGAGATTCTGCAAAATAGCAAATGCGATGGAATTCTATCCTTTGGGGAGCTGCCCGTGGCTACTGTGGTGGGTGGGGTTCCCCAGAAGCAGAGCTGAGGCGGGGATTCCTGTGCATGTGATTATCCGGGACAGGGCTTGCAGAAGGGGAGCCAGGGAGCAGGAGCTGGTGGGGGGGCTCAGCTGGAGAgagctccccgccccaccccccgccccgaaAGCCAGAGCAGGCTCTGGAGCAGCAATTGCATCACAGAGTTGGTCCTGCCTTGCAACTGGGCGGGCCTTTTATGCACATGTCACTCAAGCACTGGCTGGGATGGAA
The sequence above is drawn from the Myotis daubentonii chromosome 19, mMyoDau2.1, whole genome shotgun sequence genome and encodes:
- the LOC132222015 gene encoding thymosin beta-4-like → MAEIEKVGKPKLKRTETQEKNPLPSKETIEPEKQAGES